The following DNA comes from Gammaproteobacteria bacterium.
TTTGATTTGAAGCACGGTCTTCATATTGACTATAATATTCACAAAGGAATTTTGATGTCAACTCAACCGGCGTCTGACCGCGCTTTGCGCGGTGCGCTATCCCTCCCCGGCATAAATGCCCGGGCTTCTCGCGCAATTCGGGTGAAAATTTATGAAACAACAGGTTACTCAAACTACTCACTTCGGTTTCCAACAAATCCCGGTTGAAGAAAAGGTCAAAAGGGTGGGAGCCGTATTCAACTCAGTGGCGAGCCGCTATGACCTGATGAATGACTTGATGTCATGTGGCATCCATCGTTTATGGAAAGGTTTTACTGTCGATATCGCACGAGTCCGTCCTGGAGAACGGGTACTGGACGTTGCGGGAGGCACCGGTGATTTAGCTCGAGCTTTTACTGCACAGGTAGGCGAGCAGGGATCAGTGATGGTAGTCGATATTAACGCATCCATGCTCGCTGTGGGCCGGGATCAACTTATTAATCATGGTTACGTTAACAATATTTCTTACGTCCAAGGCGATGCCCAACACCTGCCCTTCCCTGATAACTCTTTTCATTGCATTACTATCGCCTTTGGGTTGCGTAACGTTACCCATATCGATTGGGGGCTTTCTTCCATGTTTCGAGTGCTTCGGCCTGGTGGTCGGCTGCTGGTACTGGAATTCTCTAAGCCAGCACAATTTTTACGTCCCGCCTATGACCTCTATTCATTTAAAGTTCTACCCGCGCTGGGTAATCTAGTAACCAATGATTCCGAAAGTTATCGCTACCTCGCTGAGTCTATCCGCGTGCATCCCGATCAAGAGACGCTGAAGGGAATAATGGAAACAGCTGGTTTTGAACGGTGTGAATATTTTAATCTTAGCGGTGGCATTACCGCCCTTCATCGTGGCTATAAGTTTGGATAAATCCAAAAAACCTAAAAATTTAATCCTTTATTGGCGGGTATCAATAAAATTGTGTAATTTGCAAAAAATTATTGCATTTTATATAGATAATCCAAGCTGCTATCTATTCGTGGTTGCTTGGTTTTTGTCGAAAAGCCCAACGAGCGAATGTAGTTTCAATGGCATAGGTAATAACTTGGTTTTTAAAATGTATAAATATAACATCAAAAAATTATTTAATCTATTTAGTAATGAATATGTATTGATGAATATTTTATTATTATTTATTTTTTTAACTAGAATTATTTACGTTTTTTATTTTACTGATTATAAAAATTATTTATCGAGTGATGCAGGTGGTTATTGGGATAGAGCAATTCGACATTATCGTGGTGAAGATATAGGTTTTATTGAATGGGGGATTTGGCCAACAGCTCCTCATATATTTTTGTCTTGGTATTTTCATATATTAGATTATATTGGTTTAGAGAATAATAAATTAATAGCTAGTTTAGTTGCTAATATAATAATTTCTACAACTGCTTGTTATTTTTTCTATCAAAGCATTAAAATTATTACTCAAAAAATACATATCGCATTGATTAGTACTTTTTGTTATTCTTTTTTTTATCCTAATATTTATTTTAATGCTTTTATTCTCTCTGAAATTCCGGCAATTTCTTTTTTTATTATTTCACTTTATTTTATTATTTCTCCAAATAATTTAATTAAACTAAAATTATCTGGTTTTTTTTTAATACTCGCTTCCAGCTTTAAACCTGCCTATATTATATTAAGTTTACCTTACGCTGTTTATATTCTAATTAAATTAAAATGGCAATGGCGAAATTTATTCTATCTAATTAATTTTGCAATAGGTTTTTTTATGACTGCATTATTATTAGTATGGTTGAATTATAATATTTCAAAAGGAGAAAATTATAGTTTTAGTGGTAGAGCAGGTGGTATTAATTTTTTTATGAAACAATGTGGCATACATGAATTAATTTATCAAGGTAATCATATTAACTTTCATTTTATTCCTGCATCTAATGTACATAAATCAGAATTAGGTAGTTTTATTACTCAAGAACCATTTCATCACGAAGATTATTATTATCAATTAAGTAAAATTTGTATCGTAAAAAACTCAAATATTATTATCGAAAATATAGCTAGTTTACAACAATTATTTTTCGGTAACATGTATCCTAGCGAATTATTAACTGCGAAAGGCTTTATATTTTTAATGCCGATTTCTCAATTCATCACTTATTTTTTATTTTTATTATCTTGTTTTACTATGATTATTACTTGGAAAAATAAAAATATTTTTTATTTAAAAATTTCTTCTTTTTTATTTACATTAATTTTATTTGAATTAATTAGTTTTGTTAGTTTTAATACTGATCAACGTCATTTGTATTCTATTGTTAATTTATTTTTTTTGTTAAGCATTATTGCTTTACAACAATTAAAACAATTTTCTTATTTATCTATTTTTCAATTCATTAAGAATTATAATATATTGATATTATTATTATTTATTTTATTTAAACAAAATGGTTATTTTCATCCTGACAAAATGCGTATGCTATATAAAAATTTAAATGAAGTTAGTCAATCTGTGATAAATGGAACAAGATGGAATGAAATTGGTTTATATAAATTACAAGAAGGTATAACTATTTATTTAGAAGGTATTAAATATAATCGTTTTATTACCCTGAGTTTAGATCATAATGATATTTACAAAATAATTTATCTTAAAAATAATAAAGTAATTGCTTACAATAAAGTTGGTGATTTATTTAGTCAAAAATATGGCATGATTACTTATTATGAAGCTGTTCCTATTATTGCGGTACGTACAGGTTATGATATGATTATTATTAAGCCTATTGAGGGAGATGAACGTTATAGTTTTGGTCATTTAATATTGAATTAATTTGTTTAATATATTAATCCAAATTGTTACCTATAAATGTTAAGCCGTATTCCACCATGGTTGTTATGGTGGAAACCTCGTAACTACGGATAGGTGGCAACTCAGGTTAGACACTATCCGAAATCTATGCGATGATTTAATCGTAGTATTTTTATACGCTGTACAATATCGTTAAGCGAGAAAAAATGAACGAACCACAGGTTTATGTTACGCCGGAAGATCAAATATATAATCCGATTTCACCAATGTGCTCAACCTATTCTGCTCAGGTGGTCTGGTTGACCAAATTTTTTTGGATTTTTCCTTTAACCTTTTATTGGATAACTGCTTCACGTGTACCAGGATGGATTGACGCACCCATGATTGCTAGGAATGTACACCAGATACTTACAGGAACTTGGGTAAATATTCATAACCTTTTTCATATTTTCGGACGTCTTTGGACTTTGCTCATTCCATGGGGAGACTTTCATTACCGATTAAATCTTTTGTGTGGTCTTTTCGGAGCCATTACCGTTCATTTTATTTTTTTGAATGGATTAAAAATGACGCGTAATCCGACAGCATCCATTTTAGGTGCTATAGCCGTAATGTTTGGGCATTCCCTATGGTGGCATTCGACCATTTTGGAAGTTTATACCCTTAATACAGCTCTGATTGGAATTTTATTACATTATATTTTACGTTATCAAGATTCAGAAAATTTGGCCGATCTCTACAAGGCGGTTTTTGTTTTCGGTCTTGGTGTTTCAAACCATATCCTCATGGGCCTTTTTGGTTTTGGTTTTGTTGTCTTAGCTCTGCATCCATGCCAGTGGCGAAAAATTTTTAGACCAATAATTCTTATAAGGATATTTTTTGTCTTTGTATTAGCACTGCAAATATTTTTGTTTATCTTTTTGAAAGAGTTTAATGATCATCTAATTCAACAAGGAGCAAAAACTTTTCATGATCACTGGTTGATTTTAAGAGATATGCTGGATGGCTGGACGGGAGGTCATTTTAAGAATCATATATTTCCGAACTATATGAACGA
Coding sequences within:
- a CDS encoding hypothetical protein (Evidence 5 : Unknown function); this translates as MESGEQFDLKHGLHIDYNIHKGILMSTQPASDRALRGALSLPGINARASRAIRVKIYETTGYSNYSLRFPTNPG
- the ubiE gene encoding bifunctional 2-octaprenyl-6-methoxy-1,4-benzoquinol methylase and demethylmenaquinone methyltransferase gives rise to the protein MKQQVTQTTHFGFQQIPVEEKVKRVGAVFNSVASRYDLMNDLMSCGIHRLWKGFTVDIARVRPGERVLDVAGGTGDLARAFTAQVGEQGSVMVVDINASMLAVGRDQLINHGYVNNISYVQGDAQHLPFPDNSFHCITIAFGLRNVTHIDWGLSSMFRVLRPGGRLLVLEFSKPAQFLRPAYDLYSFKVLPALGNLVTNDSESYRYLAESIRVHPDQETLKGIMETAGFERCEYFNLSGGITALHRGYKFG
- a CDS encoding membrane hypothetical protein (Evidence 5 : Unknown function), with amino-acid sequence MNILILAVALPPFIVAISLDKSKKPKNLILYWRVSIKLCNLQKIIAFYIDNPSCYLFVVAWFLSKSPTSECSFNGIGNNLVFKMYKYNIKKLFNLFSNEYVLMNILLLFIFLTRIIYVFYFTDYKNYLSSDAGGYWDRAIRHYRGEDIGFIEWGIWPTAPHIFLSWYFHILDYIGLENNKLIASLVANIIISTTACYFFYQSIKIITQKIHIALISTFCYSFFYPNIYFNAFILSEIPAISFFIISLYFIISPNNLIKLKLSGFFLILASSFKPAYIILSLPYAVYILIKLKWQWRNLFYLINFAIGFFMTALLLVWLNYNISKGENYSFSGRAGGINFFMKQCGIHELIYQGNHINFHFIPASNVHKSELGSFITQEPFHHEDYYYQLSKICIVKNSNIIIENIASLQQLFFGNMYPSELLTAKGFIFLMPISQFITYFLFLLSCFTMIITWKNKNIFYLKISSFLFTLILFELISFVSFNTDQRHLYSIVNLFFLLSIIALQQLKQFSYLSIFQFIKNYNILILLLFILFKQNGYFHPDKMRMLYKNLNEVSQSVINGTRWNEIGLYKLQEGITIYLEGIKYNRFITLSLDHNDIYKIIYLKNNKVIAYNKVGDLFSQKYGMITYYEAVPIIAVRTGYDMIIIKPIEGDERYSFGHLILN